One window from the genome of Elaeis guineensis isolate ETL-2024a chromosome 5, EG11, whole genome shotgun sequence encodes:
- the LOC140858130 gene encoding UPF0496 protein 1-like, whose protein sequence is MGGCLRSKPAVHGMDDTDDNTEQRYISELNAYYEEACRLDPKIQTFNLTLQRRTSRVLSSLAGDAAALRSLSFNSLREATDGLLAVNHDAFAVVLDLKDDISSNPDLLFFVKEFFKNSVETLKFFAALKQCLHRAHEAESIVNSAIQLFDGKEFSKSLEKLRDFRALGDPFTSSFIDELRSVCEHQRSTLVSLHGKKEEIDKKLGCVKAWRKVWSVAYAATFAAVLICSVVLAAVAVPPAATAAAAAASTAMGSIGAWFDALWENCEGVLEGEVEVIGMVRKETFFAIQELDGMRVAVEKLEAMVGSMARETEFGMREEEEVAVRVAVEGMRKKLGEFGRSLVELENEVDRCSGEVGKASAAVLQTITGGSEGSSG, encoded by the coding sequence ATGGGAGGATGCCTTCGCTCTAAGCCGGCCGTTCATGGCATGGACGACACCGACGACAACACCGAACAGCGGTACATCTCCGAGCTGAACGCCTACTACGAGGAGGCCTGCCGGCTCGACCCCAAGATCCAAACCTTCAACCTGACCCTCCAGCGCCGGACCAGCCGCGTCCTCTCCTCCCTCGCAGGCGACGCCGCAGCCCTCCGCTCCCTCTCCTTCAACTCCCTCAGAGAAGCCACTGACGGCCTCCTCGCCGTCAACCACGACGCCTTTGCTGTCGTCCTCGACCTCAAGGATGACATCTCCTCCAACCCCGATCTCCTCTTCTTCGTCAAAGAATTCTTCAAGAACAGCGTCGAGACCCTCAAGTTCTTCGCCGCCCTCAAACAATGCCTCCACAGAGCTCATGAAGCCGAATCCATCGTCAACTCCGCCATACAACTCTTCGATGGGAAGGAATTCTCCAAATCTTTAGAGAAGTTGAGAGATTTCAGAGCTTTAGGGGATCCCTTCACGTCGAGCTTCATCGACGAGCTCCGATCGGTGTGCGAGCACCAGCGGTCGACGTTGGTTTCATTGCACGGCAAGAAGGAAGAGATCGACAAGAAGCTCGGCTGCGTCAAGGCGTGGAGGAAGGTGTGGAGCGTGGCGTACGCGGCGACGTTCGCGGCGGTGCTGATTTGCTCGGTGGTGCTGGCGGCGGTGGCGGTGCCTCCTGCAGCGACGGCGGCTGCCGCGGCGGCCTCGACGGCGATGGGGTCGATTGGGGCGTGGTTCGATGCGCTGTGGGAGAACTGTGAGGGGGTGTTGGAAGGGGAGGTTGAGGTTATTGGGATGGTGAGGAAGGAGACGTTCTTTGCGATACAAGAGCTGGATGGAATGAGGGTGGCGGTGGAGAAGCTGGAGGCAATGGTGGGGTCGATGGCGAGGGAGACGGAGTTCGGGatgagggaggaggaggaggtggcggTGAGGGTGGCGGTGGAGGGGATGAGGAAGAAGTTGGGGGAATTTGGGAGGAGTCTTGTGGAGTTGGAGAATGAAGTGGATAGATGCAGCGGGGAAGTGGGGAAGGCGTCGGCAGCCGTGTTGCAGACTATTACTGGAGGATCAGAAGGTTCGTCGGGGTAG